The following coding sequences are from one Thunnus maccoyii chromosome 17, fThuMac1.1, whole genome shotgun sequence window:
- the gtf2a1 gene encoding transcription initiation factor IIA subunit 1: protein MASSANSNPVPKLYKSVIEDVINEVRELFLDEGVDEQVLLELKTLWENKLLQSKAVEGFHTEEQAALQAAQQQQQQQQQVQPVQQVQQVTQQAQTQQVILPPQQQQAPQQQVIVQDSKILQHMSATGMSAAATAATLALPTGVSPYQQLITSQGQILQVVRAPNGTQYIIQQPQQQILLQQQMQPGGVQAPVIQQVLAPLQGGLPQQTGVIIQPQQIVLAGNKVQGGTQVMQAAMAPQPGQAAAAAAAQVQQIQQAQGAAAPQAQQQPQAQQAQAQAQAQPQAQQPPMMLQVDGAGDTSSEEDEDEEEEYDEDDEEEKDKDGGEDGQVEEEPLNSGDDVSDEEDQELFDTDNVVVCQYDKIHRSKNKWKFHLKDGIMNLNGRDYVFSKAIGDAEW, encoded by the exons ATGGCGAGCTCGGCTAACTCGAACCCAGTG CCTAAACTATACAAGTCTGTGATTGAGGATGTGATCAACGAGGTGCGAGAGCTGTTCCTGGACGAGGGAGTGGATGAGCAAGTGCTCCTGGAGCTGAAAACG CTATGGGAGAACAAACTGTTGCAGTCCAAGGCAGTGGAGGGCTTCCATACTGAGGAACAGGCAGCCCTGCAGGCCgctcagcaacagcagcaacaacaacagcaggttCAGCCTGTCCAACAGGTCCAGCAAGTTACCCAGCAAGCGCAGACCCAGCAAGTCATCTTGCCCCCCCAACAGCAGCAAG CTCCCCAGCAGCAAGTCATTGTTCAGGATTCCAAGATTCTACAGCACATGAGTGCAACGGGGATG AGTGCAGCAGCTACCGCGGCAACCCTTGCTTTGCCTACAGGGGTCTCCCCATACCAACAGCTCATCACCAGCcaag GTCAGATCCTGCAGGTTGTCCGCGCCCCCAACGGGACTCAGTACATCATCCAGCAGCCTCAGCAGCAGATCCTCCTGCAGCAGCAAATGCAGCCCGGTGGCGTGCAGGCCCCGGTCATACAACAG GTCCTGGCTCCTCTGCAGGGAGGCCTGCCCCAGCAAACAGGAGTCATCATCCAGCCGCAGCAGATCGTCTTAGCAGGAAACAAAGTCCAAGGCGGTACACAG GTGATGCAGGCAGCTATGGCGCCGCAGCCCGGTcaggcggcagcagcagcagcagctcaggtCCAGCAGATTCAGCAGGCCCAGGGTGCAGCTGCACCACAGGCCCAACAGCAGCCCCAGGCGCAGCAGGCCCAGGCTCAGGCTCAAGCCCAGCCTCAGGCACAGCAGCCTCCCATGATGCTGCAGGTGGACGGAGCCGGAGACACCTCTTCAGAAGAGgacgaggatgaggaggaggagtatgACGAAGACGAcgaagaggagaaagacaagGACGGGGGAGAGGACGggcaggtggaggag GAGCCTCTGAACAGCGGGGATGATGTCAGCGATGAGGAGGACCAGGAGCTGTTTGATACAGACAATGTAGTGGTGTGCCAGTATGACAAG ATTCACAGAAGTAAGAACAAATGGAAATTCCACCTGAAGGACGGGATCATGAATCTGAACGGGAGAGACTATGTCTTCTCCAAAGCCATTGGGGATGCCGAATGGtga